ATACAAAATACGATGAAAAGTATTTAAAAAAACTTAGAGATATGGCAAAGAAAAATTGGTTGAGTACAATCAATCCAGATAAATGGTTAAAAGATTTAAGGGGAGGATATGATGCATAAAGCAGTTTTACTTGATACGAGTTTCTTTCTACGTTTTTTGAATGACACAGATCCGTTATTCAAAAATGCTGATGGCTATTTTCGTTACTTTCTTCAAGGAGATATTGTAATGGTGGTTTCGACAATTTCTATTGGTGAATATTGTGCTGGAGGTGACATCAATGAATTACCTCTAAAGAATCTTCAAATACTTCCTTTCAATCTTGACCATAGTAAACGAACGGGAGAGTTTGCAAAAATCGCTTTTTACAAATAGAACTAAATTAAAGTTACGAGAGAGGAATATTATTCCAAATGATACAAAACTTTTTGCACAAGCAGACATTGAACTCGCCATTGAATTTTATCTTTCTTCTGATGCGGAAAGTTTAAAAATTTATAAACTTCTTAAAGAGCATACTAATCCAAAATTTCAATTCATAAATCTTAATACTCCACATTCGGAAACATTTGGAATTCTTGATCTTAAATAATTTCCACTTACACATGTCATCTATTCCATTGCTTACAAATTAAAACGCCATTATGTCGTAATATTCTCCATGGCACCATACTTGCCTTTCAGCCACCAAACAATAGATATTTAATTTATGTCACATATATTCGATAACGAAAACCTGAACCTGAGCCCCATCATTGAAGATGACGCTGAACTGATTCCGCTTCTTAGCACAGAAGATGAGGAGCAGATCAACTCTGAAAAATTCCCCGAGGCGTTGCCCATTCTTCCACTTCGCAACACGGTATTGTTCCCAGGCGTGGTGATTCCCATCACCGTTGGGCGCGATAAATCCATCAACCTCATAAAAGACGCTTACAAAGGCGATAAAACCATTGGTGTGGTGGCGCAGAAGAACGACAAGACCGAAGACCCAACGATTGAAGAGCTGAATAAAATCGGAACGATTGCTTTCATCTTGAAAATGTTTCGAATGCCTGACGGAAACACAACGGTTATCATACAGGGAAAACGCAGGTTCGAACTCAAAGAACTTACGCAGACCGAACCTTATCTGAAAGCGAAGATCGGTGAGTTCAAGGAAGCGAAACCCGCTACGGGCGATAAAGAATTTGACGCGCTGGTTGGTTCGCTGAAAGATATTGCACAGCAGATTATAAAAGGTTCTCCGCACATTCCATCAGAAGCATCGTTTGCTATGAAGAATATTGAGAGCCCTTCGTTCCTTATTAATTTTATTTCTTCCAACGCGAATATTCCTGTTACGGAAAAACAAAAACTCCTGGAAGTTCCGAACCTGAAAGAGCGCGCTACGCATTTGCTCACACACCTGACGAAAGAATTACAAATGCTTGAGCTGAAAAATCAGATTCAAAGCAAAGTGAAAGTGGACCTTGACAAACAACAGCGGGAATATTTTCTGCATCAGCAGATAAAAACTATTCAGGAAGAGTTGGGAGGAAATTCATTTGAACAACAGGTGGTAGAATTGAAAAAGAAAGCCGAAGGAAAAAAATGGAGCAAAGAAATCGCGGAACTTTTTGACAAGGAAATTAAAAAGCTGGAGCGCATTAATCCGAATGCTGCCGAATATTCAGTGCAGACAAATTATCTGGAAACGCTCGTTGATCTGCCTTGGAACGAATACACTGAAGATGTTTATGATTTGAAGAAAGCGCAAAAGATTTTGGACCATGACCATTTCGGTATGGAAAAAATAAAAGAAAGGATTCTTGAACATCTTGCCGTTTTGAAATTGAAGAACACCATGAAGTCGCCCATACTTTGTTTGGTGGGACCTCCGGGTGTTGGAAAAACTTCTCTCGGAAAATCTATTGCTGCCGCGCTCGGAAGAAAATACATGCGCGTTTCTCTTGGAGGATTAAAAGACGAAGCCGAAGTTCGCGGTCACAGAAGAACTTATATTGGCGCCATGCCTGGAAGAATCATCAAAGGAATCCTGAAAGCAAAATCTTCCAATCCTGTTTTCATGTTGGATGAGATTGATAAAGTGGGCAATGACTGGCACGGAGACCCTTCCTCTGCCCTGCTGGAAGTTTTAGACCCTGAACAAAATAATGCTTTCCACGATAACTTTATTGAAGTAGATTATGATTTGTCGAAAGTGATGTTTATCGCTACAGCAAATACACTACAAACCATTCAGCCAGCGTTAAGAGACAGAATGGAAGTTATTGAGATGACCGGATATTCCGTAGAAGAGAAAATAGAAATCGCAAAACGCTACCTCATTCCAAAACAATTTGAAGAGAACGGAATCAAAAAGAAAATTAATATTCCGGATAAAGTATTGGAAAAAATAATTGAGAACTACACGCGCGAATCAGGCGTGCGCGAACTGGAAAAGAAAATCGCAAAGGCAGCACGCCACACCGCAAAGAAAATTGCGATGAACAAAAAAATTTCTCCCACCATCAGCGAAGATGATTTAACCACCATGCTGGGTCCTGCCCATCCGAAAGACCGGTATCAGGATGCCGGCACTGCCGGTGTTGTAATCGGACTTGCATGGACTCCTGTTGGCGGAGATATTTTATTTATTGAAACAAGTTTGAGCGCTGGAAAAGGAAAACTCACACTCACCGGAAATCTGGGGGATGTAATGAAAGAATCTGCCACCCTTGCTTTGGAATATTTAAAAGGGCACAGCGACTTATTAGGAATTTCACCCGAACTATTCACTACTAAAAACATTCACATACACGTACCCGAAGGCGCAACACCCAAAGACGGACCTTCAGCGGGCATTGCCATGCTCACCGCTCTTACATCGGCATTCACCGGAAAGAAGGTAAAAAAGTTTTTGGCCATGACGGGAGAAATTACCTTGCGCGGAAGAGTGCTTGCCATCGGTGGGGTGAAAGAAAAAATTCTTGCCGCCAAGCGTGCTGACATTAAAGAGATAATTCTTCCGGAAGAAAACCGCAAAGATGTGGAGGAAATCAATAAAGAATTTCTCAAAGGACTCACCTTTCATTATGTAAGCAATATGATGGATGTGCTGAATATTGCGCTGCCACTGAAGAAAGTTTTTGTGAATTAATATGCTCAACACACTTAAAAACATCTTCGGATTTGGACCAAAGGTCGATTATGCTCAATTAGTAAAAGACGGAGCCATTATTTTAGATGTTAGGAGCAAAGGAGAATTTTCCGGTGGTCATATTAAAGGTTCAATAAATATTTCCGTGGATCAGCTCAGCAACCATCTGGATAAATTAAAAGACAAGAACAGAACCATTATCACCTGTTGCGCTTCAGGCATGAGAAGCGCTTCGGCAAAAGGGATTCTTAAATCAATGGGCTACCAACATGTTTACAACGGTGGCGGATGGAGCCGTTTGCAAAGTAAGTTGTAGGATTCCGGGCAAAAGCTGTTGAGAAGACGAAGAAAACCCCAGCCTAAAAATTATTTACGCGCATTGATATTTAACTATCTTCGGCCCCGTTGGATAAAAAAAATCCACGAGGGTAAACCCCGTAGGATATGAAATTAATCCAACGGGGTAAACCCGATTAAAAAATTTATCTATGGGAATGAAAGGAAAGAAAGGAGGAGGAAGACCGCCCAGCAAACCCATCGTATTCAGAGATGGATTTTATATTGAAGTGCGCAACCGCGGAACTGATCCCGGCTCAGGAATAAAGCTCAGAAAAGAAACTAAAGAGGAAATGATAGCGGCAGTGCAGGAATACCGCAAGACAAAACTTGTCATTATTCTTGGCGAATACAAAGACGGTTTGCCTACCGGAAATAAATAAGTTATTTAACAACAACCTTTATTGTTTTTTCTTCTGACAGAAATTTCAGTTTGAAGAAATAATTTCCTGAAGAAAACTTATACGGCACTTTATAAGACGAGCATTGCGCAATTTGAGAAGTGTATATATTTCTTCCTGATACATCGAAAACCGCCAAATCGTACTTTCTGTTATTCAAATCATAAATTTCTATTTCGCTGCCACTGGGGTTCGGGTAAACCCGG
This Bacteroidota bacterium DNA region includes the following protein-coding sequences:
- a CDS encoding rhodanese-like domain-containing protein — its product is MLNTLKNIFGFGPKVDYAQLVKDGAIILDVRSKGEFSGGHIKGSINISVDQLSNHLDKLKDKNRTIITCCASGMRSASAKGILKSMGYQHVYNGGGWSRLQSKL
- the lon gene encoding endopeptidase La, translated to MSHIFDNENLNLSPIIEDDAELIPLLSTEDEEQINSEKFPEALPILPLRNTVLFPGVVIPITVGRDKSINLIKDAYKGDKTIGVVAQKNDKTEDPTIEELNKIGTIAFILKMFRMPDGNTTVIIQGKRRFELKELTQTEPYLKAKIGEFKEAKPATGDKEFDALVGSLKDIAQQIIKGSPHIPSEASFAMKNIESPSFLINFISSNANIPVTEKQKLLEVPNLKERATHLLTHLTKELQMLELKNQIQSKVKVDLDKQQREYFLHQQIKTIQEELGGNSFEQQVVELKKKAEGKKWSKEIAELFDKEIKKLERINPNAAEYSVQTNYLETLVDLPWNEYTEDVYDLKKAQKILDHDHFGMEKIKERILEHLAVLKLKNTMKSPILCLVGPPGVGKTSLGKSIAAALGRKYMRVSLGGLKDEAEVRGHRRTYIGAMPGRIIKGILKAKSSNPVFMLDEIDKVGNDWHGDPSSALLEVLDPEQNNAFHDNFIEVDYDLSKVMFIATANTLQTIQPALRDRMEVIEMTGYSVEEKIEIAKRYLIPKQFEENGIKKKINIPDKVLEKIIENYTRESGVRELEKKIAKAARHTAKKIAMNKKISPTISEDDLTTMLGPAHPKDRYQDAGTAGVVIGLAWTPVGGDILFIETSLSAGKGKLTLTGNLGDVMKESATLALEYLKGHSDLLGISPELFTTKNIHIHVPEGATPKDGPSAGIAMLTALTSAFTGKKVKKFLAMTGEITLRGRVLAIGGVKEKILAAKRADIKEIILPEENRKDVEEINKEFLKGLTFHYVSNMMDVLNIALPLKKVFVN